Proteins encoded in a region of the Stieleria neptunia genome:
- a CDS encoding PEP-CTERM sorting domain-containing protein (PEP-CTERM proteins occur, often in large numbers, in the proteomes of bacteria that also encode an exosortase, a predicted intramembrane cysteine proteinase. The presence of a PEP-CTERM domain at a protein's C-terminus predicts cleavage within the sorting domain, followed by covalent anchoring to some some component of the (usually Gram-negative) cell surface. Many PEP-CTERM proteins exhibit an unusual sequence composition that includes large numbers of potential glycosylation sites. Expression of one such protein has been shown restore the ability of a bacterium to form floc, a type of biofilm.), with amino-acid sequence MKLKTSLFAALVAIAACVTTATDASAVQLSAWDMFGQPGTQATTPTSSSAANITGTDMTRGAGLSTSGAGNAMSSSSWGSTAASPAVDTEYFSFGFNVDTGFQVDLDELIIGTRSSNTGPGTIGVYSNQDGFTTALATIVQQGSDFANSIIDLSSLTGVTGTLELRLIEIGNTQADGSGTTSNGGTFRVVDYYDGSNFVDTQLTGTVSAVPEPGALAGIFSLGLVGAAVGRRRRR; translated from the coding sequence ATGAAATTGAAGACTTCGCTGTTCGCAGCACTGGTGGCGATCGCGGCTTGCGTCACCACCGCAACCGACGCCTCGGCTGTCCAGCTGTCCGCGTGGGACATGTTCGGCCAACCTGGAACCCAAGCGACGACTCCTACGTCGTCTTCGGCTGCCAACATCACCGGCACCGACATGACCCGTGGCGCTGGACTCAGCACCTCGGGTGCAGGAAATGCGATGAGTTCCAGCAGTTGGGGAAGCACCGCTGCTTCCCCCGCCGTTGATACTGAGTATTTCTCGTTCGGCTTCAACGTTGACACCGGTTTTCAGGTCGATCTGGACGAGTTGATCATCGGCACCCGATCTTCGAACACCGGTCCAGGAACCATCGGCGTTTACAGTAACCAAGACGGTTTCACCACGGCGCTGGCGACGATCGTTCAGCAGGGGTCGGACTTCGCGAATAGCATCATCGACCTCTCGAGCTTGACGGGCGTCACCGGCACGCTCGAACTGCGACTGATCGAAATCGGCAACACGCAAGCCGACGGAAGTGGAACCACTTCCAACGGCGGGACGTTCCGCGTCGTCGACTATTACGACGGATCAAACTTCGTCGATACCCAATTGACCGGTACCGTCAGCGCTGTCCCCGAGCCGGGCGCGCTGGCTGGAATTTTCAGCCTCGGACTGGTCGGCGCCGCCGTCGGTCGTCGCCGTCGTCGCTAA
- a CDS encoding trypsin-like serine peptidase → MSQPACNAAMLVFGYDPARHDRFQNDSLFLGSEFNWSGVGRGNRWAVLVSDSYVLGAAHSAPSIGSTIEFYPTNDPSDGVVLRTVIGAQQIGQSDLWLGQLDRPVGGLGQDDSMLSGGDSGGPTFTIVNGKPVLVGIHWFTYDDGNGGIGSADSIVADVSQIAALNAAMNGESLSLVNLTVLAGDMNADGVVDNLDVGPFAIALLDRMTFAQAYPEVDPDVTGDFNGDGVLTNSDIDGFSRVVAVD, encoded by the coding sequence TTGTCGCAACCGGCGTGCAACGCAGCGATGCTGGTGTTCGGTTACGACCCTGCGAGGCATGATCGCTTTCAGAATGATTCGCTCTTTCTCGGAAGTGAGTTCAACTGGTCGGGCGTCGGCCGTGGGAATCGGTGGGCGGTACTGGTCAGCGATTCCTATGTGTTGGGAGCTGCCCATTCGGCACCTTCGATCGGTTCAACGATCGAGTTTTATCCGACCAATGACCCTAGCGACGGCGTGGTCCTTCGCACCGTGATCGGGGCCCAGCAGATCGGGCAAAGCGATCTCTGGTTGGGCCAGCTTGATCGTCCGGTCGGTGGGCTGGGTCAAGACGACTCGATGTTATCGGGCGGCGACTCGGGCGGGCCGACCTTTACCATCGTCAACGGAAAACCCGTTCTGGTGGGAATTCACTGGTTCACGTACGACGATGGCAACGGGGGAATCGGATCGGCGGACTCGATCGTTGCCGACGTTTCGCAAATCGCTGCGCTCAACGCGGCGATGAATGGTGAATCGCTCAGCCTCGTGAATCTAACCGTTCTGGCGGGTGACATGAACGCGGACGGTGTGGTCGACAACCTTGACGTCGGCCCGTTTGCGATCGCCCTGCTGGACCGAATGACATTCGCCCAAGCGTATCCCGAGGTCGATCCAGACGTGACGGGCGACTTCAACGGCGACGGAGTCCTGACGAACAGCGACATCGATGGTTTTAGCCGCGTCGTCGCCGTCGACTGA
- a CDS encoding DUF1559 domain-containing protein, translating into MGIQSNSGLGYDRARKSKPNGFTLIELLVVVAVIGVMVGLLLPAVQSAREAARRMQCSNKLKQIGLALHNYHSAFKTFPHGRLRPDRITNGEVFPWTYTNYMSVWGSMWYGNRSVHLAILPYIEQGNVYDLVDFSALNSPRLTVDGTPAHPNYEAFSKNVGLYVCPSDANSFDRPTENNYRYNFGGSTPYQGADDWTDNNCLQGCRTPLVEGNGAFTIGRPLSAAAFLDGLSHTVGFAERTKGSGLSGFPSKSDTITKPRRIISFVSDTEEMFQDCLNYTPVSSSFNFFSMGLWLPGSDYSNGWATAAYSSTMYNHMAPPNWQGQDCGAASAIADVPGEAAIISARSMHNGGVNVMLMDGSVRYVADQIDLTLWRAIGTRDGSETLQNLEF; encoded by the coding sequence ATGGGAATACAATCAAACAGCGGTCTGGGGTACGATCGTGCGCGAAAATCGAAGCCGAACGGTTTTACGCTAATCGAGTTGCTCGTGGTCGTCGCGGTCATCGGTGTGATGGTCGGTTTACTTCTACCCGCGGTGCAAAGCGCCAGGGAAGCCGCTCGACGGATGCAGTGCAGTAACAAACTGAAGCAAATCGGCCTGGCGTTGCACAACTACCATTCCGCCTTCAAGACGTTTCCGCACGGTCGCTTGAGACCAGATCGGATCACCAATGGGGAGGTGTTTCCCTGGACATACACAAACTACATGTCCGTTTGGGGATCAATGTGGTATGGAAATCGATCCGTGCACTTGGCGATTTTGCCATATATCGAGCAGGGGAATGTTTATGATCTGGTCGATTTCAGTGCACTGAACTCGCCGCGTCTGACGGTCGATGGCACACCGGCCCACCCGAACTATGAAGCCTTTAGCAAGAACGTCGGGCTTTACGTTTGCCCCTCGGACGCAAATTCATTTGACCGCCCCACCGAGAACAATTACCGCTACAACTTTGGAGGTTCCACTCCGTACCAGGGGGCGGATGACTGGACGGATAACAATTGTTTACAAGGGTGCAGGACTCCGCTGGTCGAAGGGAATGGTGCGTTCACGATCGGGCGACCGCTCAGTGCTGCGGCATTCTTGGACGGGCTAAGCCATACCGTTGGTTTCGCCGAACGCACGAAGGGAAGTGGCTTGAGTGGATTTCCGTCGAAATCGGACACGATTACCAAACCTCGTCGCATCATTTCTTTCGTCAGCGATACCGAAGAAATGTTTCAGGACTGTCTGAATTACACCCCCGTTTCCAGCTCGTTTAACTTTTTTTCAATGGGATTGTGGCTTCCCGGAAGCGACTATTCCAACGGTTGGGCCACGGCAGCCTATTCGTCAACGATGTACAACCATATGGCACCACCGAATTGGCAAGGTCAGGATTGTGGAGCCGCCAGTGCCATTGCGGACGTTCCCGGTGAAGCGGCAATCATTTCCGCAAGGAGCATGCACAATGGTGGCGTGAACGTGATGCTGATGGACGGCTCCGTTCGATATGTCGCTGATCAGATCGATTTGACGCTGTGGCGCGCGATCGGCACTCGAGATGGAAGCGAAACTTTGCAGAATTTGGAATTTTGA
- a CDS encoding PEP-CTERM sorting domain-containing protein (PEP-CTERM proteins occur, often in large numbers, in the proteomes of bacteria that also encode an exosortase, a predicted intramembrane cysteine proteinase. The presence of a PEP-CTERM domain at a protein's C-terminus predicts cleavage within the sorting domain, followed by covalent anchoring to some some component of the (usually Gram-negative) cell surface. Many PEP-CTERM proteins exhibit an unusual sequence composition that includes large numbers of potential glycosylation sites. Expression of one such protein has been shown restore the ability of a bacterium to form floc, a type of biofilm.) produces the protein MMKKLIFAAVAAMLCFSSSAQALEIFLSTSAVDPNAGTNLNLVEGGPGGSLFVWVNNDEPTTIEGLSLDITSDTPGVAGATAHLINDPGGRWFASTPGVLGDAPLVDDSNAFNFFGGFPQGLALHSEVQVDPIAAGVTTVGFATGNSGIAVGGIPPQTENFGTGTITVAPVPEPGTMAGLASIAMVGCGLVARRRRS, from the coding sequence ATGATGAAGAAACTGATCTTCGCAGCTGTCGCTGCAATGCTTTGCTTTTCCAGTTCGGCACAAGCTTTGGAAATTTTCCTCAGCACGTCTGCCGTCGACCCCAACGCCGGCACCAACCTGAACCTTGTCGAAGGCGGTCCCGGTGGGTCACTGTTCGTTTGGGTGAATAACGACGAACCGACCACGATCGAAGGCCTTTCGCTGGACATCACCAGTGATACCCCCGGTGTTGCGGGTGCAACCGCGCACCTGATCAATGACCCGGGCGGACGTTGGTTCGCCAGCACGCCTGGCGTTCTGGGTGACGCTCCCCTGGTCGACGATTCGAACGCCTTCAACTTCTTCGGTGGCTTCCCGCAAGGGTTGGCTCTGCACAGCGAAGTTCAAGTTGATCCGATCGCAGCCGGTGTTACCACGGTCGGATTCGCCACCGGTAACAGCGGAATCGCGGTCGGTGGTATCCCGCCTCAAACGGAAAACTTTGGAACCGGGACCATCACCGTTGCTCCCGTTCCGGAACCCGGCACGATGGCGGGACTCGCTTCGATCGCAATGGTCGGATGCGGTCTGGTTGCACGCCGCCGCCGCAGCTAG
- a CDS encoding PEP-CTERM sorting domain-containing protein (PEP-CTERM proteins occur, often in large numbers, in the proteomes of bacteria that also encode an exosortase, a predicted intramembrane cysteine proteinase. The presence of a PEP-CTERM domain at a protein's C-terminus predicts cleavage within the sorting domain, followed by covalent anchoring to some some component of the (usually Gram-negative) cell surface. Many PEP-CTERM proteins exhibit an unusual sequence composition that includes large numbers of potential glycosylation sites. Expression of one such protein has been shown restore the ability of a bacterium to form floc, a type of biofilm.) has product MKRFFLTVLATLSFASLSSADVIVTFSTSRTDPNAGTELTLNAGEVAGSLFVFVENTSATTIEGLALDFQSETPGILTASAHLIENPAGRWFASTPGALGENPLVENSNAFNFFGGFPIGGPLLHSELQLDAIGTGTTLVSAAEGASGIAVGGQRVPLSFGSATVNVVSAIPEPSSAIALLAIGGTVLVRRNRRR; this is encoded by the coding sequence ATGAAACGATTTTTCCTCACGGTTCTGGCCACTCTCAGCTTTGCCAGTCTGTCAAGCGCCGACGTCATCGTTACTTTCAGCACATCAAGGACGGACCCCAACGCGGGAACCGAACTGACGCTCAACGCGGGTGAAGTCGCAGGCAGTCTGTTCGTGTTCGTCGAAAACACCTCAGCCACGACCATCGAGGGGCTGGCACTCGACTTCCAAAGCGAAACGCCAGGCATCCTCACGGCGTCGGCTCACTTGATCGAAAACCCCGCTGGTCGCTGGTTCGCAAGCACTCCCGGCGCACTGGGAGAAAACCCTCTGGTTGAAAACTCGAACGCGTTCAATTTCTTCGGCGGATTCCCCATCGGCGGCCCGCTTCTTCACAGCGAGCTTCAACTTGACGCGATCGGAACCGGCACGACACTGGTCAGCGCCGCAGAGGGCGCGTCCGGGATCGCCGTTGGCGGCCAGCGTGTCCCGCTCAGCTTCGGATCCGCAACGGTCAACGTGGTCAGCGCGATCCCCGAACCGAGCAGTGCGATCGCGTTGCTGGCGATCGGCGGGACGGTGCTGGTTCGTCGCAATCGCCGTCGCTAA
- a CDS encoding endonuclease/exonuclease/phosphatase family protein → MFSSRIISHRCATGWYFIVALVVSIWVPDTPAVGQLRICTFNTLSKPANATDDAQLRTIVSAIAGRSVNGIAKRPDIIALQEQDSVLDTTNSAAADLNSEFGINFYQSIMLSSGSFRQAYVYDSSVVTPISSSEFFIGIRVALRTQWQLVGYDAGSTFYTYCVHFKAGDSVGDLYLRNSEATNLRADADALGPGAHVIYMGDFNFAGHDEDSVLTMYSAGNAQAYDPVALPTWPNLTSRHYLSQSTRLNALPDGGAFGGIDDRFDLQLISDAMLDGEGISYLGPTSTGFVGAHSYHAFGNDGLVYNGAINGFYNGREQPAVVLDALHDFSDHLPVIADYQFPARMQVIADPSPISAVQGSLVPISFSVENTAPVTAAIAADELDYDFGTTGDLTGSGVGTADALAGAQSKSVSLDTTSLGSRTAALTVMTFSQQAAGATFVENYSFFVTVLGDMNGDFVVDNFDISPFADALLDPAAYAASFPMIDPDVIGDFNGNGELDNFDIDGFADELINP, encoded by the coding sequence ATGTTTTCTTCACGGATCATTTCTCATCGGTGTGCGACCGGATGGTATTTCATCGTCGCGTTGGTCGTGTCGATTTGGGTGCCGGACACGCCGGCCGTCGGTCAGCTGCGGATTTGCACCTTCAATACATTGTCAAAGCCGGCAAATGCCACCGATGACGCTCAACTGCGGACGATCGTTTCGGCGATCGCCGGCCGGTCCGTCAACGGGATTGCGAAGCGTCCAGACATCATTGCGCTGCAAGAGCAGGACTCGGTTCTGGATACGACGAATTCCGCCGCAGCTGATTTAAACTCTGAATTCGGCATCAATTTCTATCAGTCGATCATGCTTTCTTCAGGTTCCTTCCGCCAAGCCTATGTGTACGATTCGTCGGTGGTGACGCCGATTTCTTCGTCCGAGTTCTTTATCGGCATCCGAGTCGCGTTGCGTACCCAATGGCAGCTGGTCGGATACGATGCCGGATCGACGTTCTATACGTACTGTGTCCACTTTAAAGCCGGCGATTCGGTGGGAGACCTCTATCTCCGCAACAGCGAAGCAACGAATTTGCGTGCCGACGCGGATGCACTGGGCCCAGGTGCTCATGTGATCTACATGGGCGACTTCAATTTCGCCGGCCACGATGAAGATTCAGTGCTGACGATGTATTCCGCCGGGAACGCTCAAGCCTACGACCCGGTCGCACTTCCGACTTGGCCGAACCTTACCTCGCGTCACTACCTATCACAGTCGACCCGCCTGAATGCGCTGCCCGATGGCGGTGCATTTGGGGGCATCGACGATCGGTTCGATTTACAACTGATTTCCGATGCAATGCTCGATGGCGAGGGGATCAGCTACCTCGGTCCGACGTCGACGGGATTTGTGGGAGCTCACTCCTACCATGCCTTCGGAAACGACGGGCTCGTCTATAACGGCGCCATCAACGGGTTTTACAACGGTCGTGAGCAGCCGGCGGTCGTCCTTGATGCGCTTCATGATTTTTCAGACCACTTGCCGGTGATCGCCGACTACCAGTTTCCCGCTCGAATGCAAGTGATCGCCGATCCGTCTCCCATCTCTGCCGTGCAAGGGTCTCTCGTACCGATCTCATTTTCCGTTGAAAACACGGCCCCCGTGACGGCTGCCATTGCTGCCGATGAGCTCGACTATGACTTTGGAACGACAGGCGATCTCACCGGTTCGGGCGTTGGGACGGCCGACGCACTTGCGGGGGCTCAATCCAAATCAGTTTCGCTCGACACGACATCCCTCGGCTCTCGAACCGCAGCGCTTACCGTGATGACATTCAGCCAGCAAGCGGCCGGCGCCACGTTTGTCGAGAACTACAGCTTTTTCGTCACCGTTCTCGGCGATATGAACGGAGATTTCGTCGTCGACAATTTTGATATTTCTCCATTCGCAGACGCGCTTTTGGACCCCGCCGCATACGCCGCCTCGTTCCCGATGATCGACCCCGATGTGATTGGCGATTTTAACGGGAATGGTGAATTGGATAACTTCGACATCGACGGCTTTGCGGACGAGTTGATCAACCCATGA
- a CDS encoding tetratricopeptide repeat protein, translating to MKRLHEYRTSSRFVIHLALCGMMFFCGCGSREAVRLADERRSSQSAYDQATALFNEEQFESAERLYAEALSGQLPPDMVAPAMVARAECLGALGNTDDAFALLEECRQGLESDVEYHIARGKVFLRSGDQSSAKREFGTARSMAAKQRIRVQIPSVR from the coding sequence ATGAAAAGACTCCACGAATACCGGACATCCTCTCGCTTCGTGATTCACCTTGCTCTCTGCGGAATGATGTTCTTCTGTGGTTGCGGAAGCCGCGAAGCAGTCCGCCTGGCCGATGAACGGCGAAGTTCACAGTCGGCGTATGACCAAGCGACGGCACTGTTCAACGAAGAGCAATTCGAGTCTGCAGAAAGGCTCTATGCCGAAGCTCTCTCCGGCCAACTGCCACCCGACATGGTCGCTCCCGCCATGGTCGCACGCGCCGAATGTTTGGGGGCACTGGGCAACACGGACGACGCATTCGCGCTGCTGGAAGAATGTCGGCAGGGCTTGGAAAGCGACGTCGAATACCACATCGCACGCGGCAAGGTGTTTCTGCGTAGCGGAGATCAGTCGAGCGCAAAACGCGAATTCGGGACCGCCAGGTCCATGGCCGCCAAACAACGCATTCGTGTCCAAATCCCGTCGGTTCGTTGA
- a CDS encoding LbetaH domain-containing protein, producing MLNSAKQSSFSTMSHTEVCETLYIFGGDSTALEIFETAERSFESSSIEIYHVVPANEGPDGERRINIERLDTHAEGRLGGYILSTANPAVRDSCRQTAEGLGLCPMSVIHPSATVSRTATIGNGVYVAAQAVVSAHAVVHDHVLINYHCVVGHHSEIGQDAVLNPGAKIGGRSAVGKRSLIGANSFVHQNRRIGDDVIVDAMTYVHQDIGDGLLISCRNKNGRPLRRPFFPRKAGD from the coding sequence ATGCTCAATTCAGCGAAACAATCGTCGTTCTCCACGATGAGTCATACCGAAGTGTGCGAAACGCTTTACATCTTCGGTGGCGACAGTACCGCCTTGGAGATTTTCGAAACTGCGGAACGAAGTTTTGAAAGCTCATCAATCGAGATTTACCATGTCGTGCCGGCAAACGAAGGTCCGGATGGCGAACGCCGAATCAATATTGAACGACTTGATACGCACGCCGAAGGTCGCCTGGGGGGTTACATCCTTTCAACGGCAAATCCGGCGGTGCGTGATTCGTGTCGTCAGACCGCAGAGGGTCTGGGGCTTTGCCCCATGTCGGTCATCCACCCGTCTGCTACGGTTTCTCGGACAGCTACGATTGGCAACGGCGTCTATGTCGCGGCCCAGGCCGTTGTCTCCGCTCACGCCGTCGTTCACGATCACGTGTTAATCAACTATCACTGTGTGGTTGGTCATCACAGCGAGATCGGACAAGATGCCGTTCTCAATCCGGGAGCCAAGATCGGAGGCCGGTCGGCCGTCGGCAAACGATCGCTGATCGGTGCCAATTCTTTTGTCCACCAGAACCGTCGGATCGGGGATGACGTGATCGTCGATGCGATGACCTACGTCCACCAAGACATCGGTGACGGCCTGTTGATCAGCTGTAGAAACAAAAATGGCCGCCCGTTAAGGCGGCCGTTTTTCCCGCGGAAAGCGGGCGACTAA
- a CDS encoding NAD-dependent epimerase/dehydratase family protein, whose amino-acid sequence MTCLVTGAAGFIASRVAKRLLDDGHRVVGIDNLNDYYATELKRHRLDSLRHEQFRFHETDIENRQALTQIFDENRFDVVFNLAARAGGWYEDNKPWSQQIKLP is encoded by the coding sequence ATGACGTGCCTCGTCACCGGCGCGGCCGGGTTCATTGCGTCCCGTGTCGCCAAACGATTGCTAGATGACGGGCATCGCGTCGTTGGAATCGACAATCTAAATGACTACTACGCAACTGAATTGAAGCGGCATCGTCTTGACTCATTGCGACATGAGCAGTTCCGTTTCCACGAAACCGATATCGAGAACCGGCAGGCGCTGACGCAAATTTTTGATGAAAATCGGTTTGACGTTGTCTTCAATCTCGCCGCACGAGCGGGGGGATGGTACGAAGACAACAAGCCTTGGTCACAGCAAATCAAATTGCCGTAG